The Orcinus orca chromosome 1, mOrcOrc1.1, whole genome shotgun sequence DNA window taaaaaatatatatatatatttttttggtacacgggcgtctcactgttgtggcctctcccgttgcggagcacaggccccggacacgcaggctcagcggccatggctcatgggcccagctgctccacagcacgtgggatcttcccggaccggggcacgaacccgtgtcccctgcattggcaggcggactctcaaccactgcgccaccagggaagccattctTAACGTTGGAAGGATCTTATGGGTTGTCTAGGGCAGGAGTAGCATCTTGGCTTCCCGCTTCAATCAATTGGTCAGAGTTACTTGAGTGTTGTGAACTCAGTGGGAAAATTGTGTCATAATTAGTTCTCCACGTTCGACATGGTCATGGAAGGTGGAAGTCtggatatatgtaccacatatttgTCATTCCTGATCTAATGCAACTTCCCACCTAGTCTGAAAATTCTCTGATCTATAGGATTGCTCTGAGATGGTTTCTGATTAAGCACATTCATTGGAACAGCTCACTTCATATTTGGATTTCTCCTTTTGTTATGAAGTTCTTCCCTGGGAGTATGGGGCAGAGTAAGGGGCTGGGTTGATTTAGATAACCTAAAGCTAATTCTGATTGACTGCCACTGACTAGTTATGTGATTCTAGGGAGTAACAGTCTCTTCGGGCATCAGTCTTCCACCTGAGAAATGAAAAACTTGAACTGAGTAACCACAAAGTTTCCTTCCAGCTTGAAGATCCTATTATTCATGTGAGTCAGTATTTGCCTCACAGAGACATGTTCCATTGGCCTCACTTACACAGTAGGGCTTACGTGAGAGCCCTTCAAATATTGGAGAACTAATGGCCTTCTGAGCTTTTTGTTATCAGCTAAACATGCCCAGTTTCTTTAATCATTTCTCATATGATGAGGTTTCCAGACTTTTCACCATCTGGTCATTCTTTTCTGGACGCTTGAGTTTTCCAATGTCTCCCTGGAGGTATGGCTCCCAGAACTGGACCTGGGCTAGCTGTGCAGTGGGGGTATCCccactctttaattttttttgatgtggaccacttttaaagtctttattgaatttgttacaatattgcttctgttttatgttttggttttttgccgcaagtcatgtgggatcttagctccccgaccagggatcgaacccacaccccctgcactggaaggcgaaatcttaacaactggaccaccagggaagtcccctatcccCACACTTTACCCATGTGATCAGCCTGGCCCTCCTGGCTGAtgggatcggtgctgaccagtgCACAGCCCACTAAAACTTTCCTGAATCTAGggatatattgtatattttagagGCCCTCCTTCAACCTGCATGCAGAACGGATGCAGGGAGCCATGGAGTCAAGTCTGGAAGGAGATGGTGCTTCCTCTGAAGACCAGTACATAACCAAGTGCTGATGAACTGAATAGGTGCTACTTCTTAATAAACATGGAAAGAAGATTTGCCAGAGATATCATTCATGTTTGCagcagttatttttttatttatcaattttaaaattgataaatactatcaatttttaaaattgaagtatagttgatttacaatgttgtattagtttcaagtgtacaaaatagtaattcaatatttcatagattatactccatttaaagttattctaaaataatggctataattccctgtgccatacagtatatcattatagcttatttattttatgcactgtagtttgtacttcttaatcccctacccctatcttgccccaccctcctttcctctccccaatgtttttttgttttttgaaacgaGGCATTGGGTGCTCATAGCTCCACTGGTGAGAAAATGTGTCTCTAACCCTTCTCTCTTGCGATACCCTCCCCGCTCCATTCCTTCTGACATCGTGGCACATGACTCCGTTGCTCGAGCAGCTCTTGTATTTACAGAGGACAGGTACAAAGGCTCTTGCTCAAAGGAGATATAATGAAAACAAGGAAAAGCAAACACAGATTTGGAGTGGATTCTGGTCTGACCATGAGCCCACTGGAGTTAATGGTGCCAAGGTCATTATGGGAGGAATCTGACACTCAAACAGAAGGGGTTGCTCCTGGCTTCCCTAACCCCAGGAACGGGGTGTTCTGCAGATCACAAGGTCCCAAGTGCTGTGGCCCCAGACCATCACTATGgtcctcccctttccttccccaccccctttgTTTTGGCCCAGTTGCCCTGGTCTCCGCTCTCTTCTTCATAAACCCCAACTGTGCTccccctcagggcctttgcatcctCTGCTCTCTGGAACGCTCTTTGCCCAGCCACTGCATGGCTCACTCCACTGCCCTAGGCTTCTGTTCGCATGTCACCTCATCAGGAGGAGGTGTCCTCTGATCCCCTTATCTAAGACAGACCCCTTCTCCCCAACACACCATTCTCTTGCCATTTACTCCACCTTAGTTTTCTTAATAGAACTTATCCACATGTGACATGTGCTTACTTGCTTACTTATATtatctagaatataaactccatgaaggaAGGACGTTGCTTTACTCACTACTGAGTCCCCGGCGCCCTGAAGTGTATGCTTTACTCACTACTGAGTCCCCAGTGCCCTGAAGTGTACCCAGTGCATGCCGCACACTCAATCAGTATTTGTGACAGTATTTGTGACTGGGTGACTTTTAAAGCATCAATCCCAATGCTTTTCAACACGAACACTGTGGTGGGTTAATTATTCCACTAGTGGACAAATGAGTCATTGGGGATGGGAACCTCAGTTGATTTGAGCAGCGTGAATACGTTCAAAAGGCCCTGGCATACCACACAACAAAACCACCGTCTACATGACATCACCAAGGGTTACCGCGTGAAGGAGAACTGTGGGTCCCATCCCATCCAGAACTGCTCTGATCTGAGGCGGGGCCCTGGAgatgaagggaagagagaaggggagtggtgtgtgtgtgtatgtttccttCATTCAACCACCATGGCTCATTTGCTAGACCCTGGGCTTTCTCTTTCACATCAGTTTTAAAGACTAAGGCCAGTTTTGCCTGGTTCATTGACCAGGCCTGGGGAATGCCTCTGATGACAGGTGGCGGCAGCATTAGCTACTGTGGCCATGTGCACTGTTCAGGTGGACTTGGAAGAAGGTGATGGGAGAGAAGTGGATGCAGGGGAGGCATAAGGACTAGGTGAAGTCAGGTGGCCAGCAGGGGACCTCTGAGCAGAGCCAGCAGGCAGGGAAATTCCAGGACTAGTCGTGTGCAGGAGTGGCCATATGAATCTGGAGGCCAGCTGAGCTGACCATTTGTCCAAGGTGAAGTGACTGCCCAGGAactggggagaagagggaagcCCCTTGCACAGGGCTGACATCTTGGGTGGAGGGATTGAAGCCGCCCTAGGAAAATACTTCAAAACCTACCCCTGTTTCTTCAATGCCTCCTTCCTCTATCATCAAGACTTGAGTGAGGTCccagaaaaaaatccagttaCACTTGGGAGGGAGTAATGCTGGACCATATCATCTACTAATTCTTAAGTGTAAGTTTAGCTCATCAATTATTTTTTCCAGTGGCAATATTCCAGAGCTTTTTAAGACAAAATCGCTCAGTGACAGATTGTGTTTTGCAGAGATGGCCACAATAATAATACCTTCCATCCCACATGTGCTCCTTTCAAAGTGACCTTGAACATCTTCCCATTGAGTGGTGGGTCCCTTGAACTTGGGTGGATCTTCTGCACTTGCATCTGAAAATGAGTGTGGCAGATATTAGGATGCCTCAGCTCCTTTCCCTCCATAATTTCCCTTCTGTTTAGCttttcctggctcctccctctcTCAGTCTCAGGCAGAGACTCTCATCCTGAGCTGAGCTGATCTTCTTGAAGTTGTGCAAGAACTTCCTGTTGGCTGAGGAATTTAATCTCTCTTTTTCTGGTCACTGTGCTAGACAGTGAGGAGAGAATCTCAAACCCAACTCCAGCTCCTGTGGGAGGCATGATGGTCAGTGCTGAGGGTGAAGATGTCAATTAAAAAGATGTTACCAGCAAAATGGCACCCATCCCAACCATGAGATATCAACCATCCCTTGATTGTCTAGAGCTGTAAATTACCTTTGAGGACCATGAACTTGCAAGTCCTTCAAGCCGGAAAGAGAAACCCTTGACCCCCATGTCTCTTCTTCATCAGGTTCTAGACCTTTTCTTATAATTCCTTGGTTGTGGGAAACATCAGGGTCTCAAATGACAGGGGCTGGGGTTAGGACTGAAAGTGGGTGATTGTCTAATGTCTTTTAGAGGCCAGGACCCAGGCTGGAAGTAATCCTTTGATGCTGGTTGGTTAATAGTTGtgttagtctgctagggctgccataacaagataccacaggatgggtggcttaaacgacagaaatttattttctcagtcttggagactggaagtccaagaccaagatgttagcaggtttggtttctcccaaggcctctccttggcttgaagagggcttccttctctctgtgtccttccatggctttttctctctgtgtgtgcattcctggtgtctctccctcttcttataaggataccagtcatatcgGATTAGGGCCATctcaatgacctcatttaaccttaattatctctttgaagaccctatctccaaacacagtcatatCCTGAgatattgggggttaggatttcaacatgtgaatttaaaGGGGAcaaattcaatccataacaataCTTCATGAACAGTGGTGGAGGAGTGAGTGCCCTGGACAATCAATCTATGGATCCTGGAGAACTTCCAGTGTCCTTGAGGGGATGTCCTGCTGGGCCCATGTTTCCCAGAGCACAGCCAGGACATGCAaccaggggagagggaagggggaaggtgtGGAAGGTTGTGCCAGTGTTTCCTGTCCTCCCAGTGTGATGGCTGCCCAGGCTGCTCCTGAGCGGTGGTACAGGAGTCTCACAGGAGGTACGAGGTCCATGGTGGTTTCCAGGTACCAGCTACATCCCAGAGCATCATGTGGCTAGGCAGTGGGGTTCCTCGTGATCCAGGCATTGCTCACGGTAGACCCTAAACGAGGGGGTTCTCTGTCTCTGGAGCCACTTCACCGGCACCGACATCCTTCTTCTTTGTCCCTGGCAAGGAGATCAGAACGAACGTTACCCCTCCAAAGTTTGTACCTAAGGCCTCTGAATCCTGATGGTCCTAGTTCAAGATCACCTCAGGCAAGGAATAGCTCTCCTGGTTTTCCAAGACCCTGGAAAAGGAGATGCTTCAAGGACAGGAAGTTCTTCCTAATATCTAGACTTTCTCTGCAATTATGGCACGCATTTAGCTGTAGAAGGTATAGAAACTTAGAGCTGGGATGGACCCAGTTAAATGACTAGGCAGAAGCCACGTGTCAGAGCCAAGGGTCAGCCTCCAGATGCCCTGGGTAGAGCCTTTCCACTATCCCCGGTAGTTGGAGTCTCTCTACCCTTCTCAGTGTCCAAAGCTGCTCTTTtctgagccttgaaaacattaggcgaagtgaaagaagtcagtcacaaaggaTCACACAGTGCATGACTCCATTTACAGGACGGACTGTCCAGAAGAGACAGTCTAGGGACAGAAaggagattagtggttgcctggggctggaaggGAAAGGGGCACTAGGGAGTGATGGCTAAGGGGCTTGGGAATTTCCTTTAGGGGTAAAGAGGATGTTCTCAAATTGAGTGTGGTGAGGGATGAACAACTCTGTGACTGTAATAAAAGCCATTGAGTTTTACACTTGAAATGCATGAATTACACGGTATGTGAAGTATagtccaataaagctgttaaaacaaaAAGCTGCTTGCTTCCTGGCTTCTACCTTCTTACCACAAATCCTGGGGGCTGTCTGAGGCAAAGGGCCAGGTCAGACCCTCTCAGGAGCAGACAGGGCCCTAGGTGGAGTGTGACCCCTgctgctccctcttccctcccttgcCTGTGGAAAGAACATACaggagccagccagccagcccagcTGCATGCTCAGTGGCTGGGCCAAGACTCTTGCCTTTTAGGACACATCCACTGAAGTCTTATGCCTCCTTCTCCTTGCTGACCCACTTTCTCCATCCTGGGACCAGCCAGACAGCCTAGGATGGACATGTCCACGAAGCCCAGGTCAGCTGGGGTAGTTCTTTCAGGAGCTGGATGGAGAGCACAGAACCCAGCTTAACCTCTGAGTgtccccttccctcttctcctggGGGAAGGAGGCCCTATCAGTCCCTGGCCAGAGGGGTGCTTCTCTCAGGAAGCCTTTCCTAGGATGATTGGCAAGAGGGAGTTGGGATTCATCTAGATTTTCACTCAACACACCTTTATTGATACCAGCTATGTTCCAGGAACTCTTGCTAGGTGTCAGGGGGTGGGGACTCAGCCTTTATCTTTCAAGACCTGAGAACTCTGTGGGAGAGTGAGGGCAGTAAGTGCTGTGACTGAGATGAGCACTGGAGGGTCAAGGCAGGACACAAACCCAGCCTGGGTGTGGGAGAGAAGGTCGGGAAGGCTTCCTGCAGGGGGCACACCTTGAAGATGGTGGAGGTGATAGCCAAATGAAGAAGGCGGGTTGGGTGGGAAGTTATGGAAAGTGTGTTCCAGACAGAAAGAGTAGAATGTGCAAATGCCTGCAGAGGCATGCAAGAGAGTAGCTCATTTgaaaactgctaaaggaacttcaggTAGTTCAGTCTGACTGGAGACCAGAATATTAGATGGAGAGGGCCAAGAGATGACACGGGAGAGGTAAGCCTAAGTAGGAGGCCGTCCAAACTTGGCCCTCCTTCCCAGAAGACCTACCTCCTCCAGCCACCCCTAGCCCCTGCAGGACTCCTACCTGAGCAGGGGCCCCAGTGCCAGGCAGAGAGACCAGCCAGGATCAGAAGCAGCAAGACAGGCACCACCACCAGTAGCACATCTTTGTAGGAGGCCATCCCTGGAGCTGGACACGGAGAGGGCAGGGTCACAGGTGGACTGGAGGCTTCACAATCCCTCAACCACTGATCCCCAGCCCTTGGCATACCTGCCTGGTGATGGCAGCTCTCCCAGGGGGTGACTGTGGCCAAGTCCCAGCTGACAGGGTTTGAGACAATGCAGGAATAGGCCACACCTTTGTCACCTGGTCCCAGTGACACACTCAGCACCTGTCCGTCCATGAAGAGGCCGCCTGGCTTGATATCAAGGTCAATGGTTCCCTCCCGTCGCCAGCTATAGGTTATGTCGCTGATGTTGGGAGCCCAACAGGACAGGAACACTTGGCAGGTCTTGGGGGGCTGAGCATCCCctgatacagcagtgaacactTGCACCACGGGCCTGGGCACTGCACCTGAGCAAGGACAGCAGAGCCAGTGTGGGTTTTAGGGATGCTGAGCGGGGCCCATAGCTCCAGCTCTGGGATCCATGCAGGGCTAGGTGCCACCTCTGACTAGGCCACTCTGGCTCTAAAACCTCACCAGTCTCCCATTACCCACAGGACACAAGCTGAATTTCTAAGTCTGGTATTCAAAATCCTTCATTAAATGGTTGATGTCAACCTCTCCAGCTGTACCTCCTGCTGACCCTCTCCACCCATCTTAATTAATTTCCTGTTCTCCCAAATGTGTCATGCTTCGTATCTTTCATATGGCTCAGCTGTACACATATGCTTTTCTCGTCTCACCCTCCTagaaaactcctactcatcctccaAGGCCCAGCTTGGACACACTCCTTACTGCTCTGATTATGAAGCCTTCTCTGATATTCCAGGTATGGCTCTGAGCCCTCTGAGAACTCTCTGTATTCCTTGTCATCAAATTTCCCCGATACATGATACATCAGTCAGAGAGACAATAAACGTTTGTTAAGGTAggcacaaaaacaacaaacacattCCTGGACTTTTGGAGATTTTGGAGTTTGGTGAAGAAGACATACTAACAAGTGATTATGAATAACTAAGAAAATTATCACAAGGATGCAAAATTCTGTGAAGGAGCGGGCCAGGGGGTAGGGGCTCTACCTTTTTGTCTCCATAACCCTTGCTCTCAAGGTGCTCAGCTACCTGGGCCATTGGACAAATTGGTGTCCTGGCATCCCAGGCCATGGCTGCCCCTTCCTACATCGGTTGATGAGTAGATCACGAGTCTCATGGCGAAGGGGGCCAGCGGGAGAGCATTCTGGCAACAGTGGGAGGGCTCAGTCTCTGAGAGCATTCCAAAGTTAAGCTGAGTCAAACCTCATGAATGCCAGCTCGATCTGGTGGGATTTgtgatatgaaaaaagaaaagatttgctGGGCGCCCTAATAGTATAAACAAAGATTACAGGGGAGGGAGATATTTACACTACTTCAGAGGACAAGCTGCTTCCAAACACGATCAGGCACAGTAGAAACACCCATTGACATTTCTAGTAACTGATCTGCTAATTCAAATCATTCTTATCTATTGTCAAAGCAGAGCTCCTAAGGACGGCTGCCTGGCAGCTTTGTGCAATTAGTTCTAATCACGCTACGTATTTGGAAGCAATAAAACAGCAATTTCCTTAAAATCTGTAATTCAGATGCTGAGAACAAGGCATTGTAGAGCTTAGTGGTGTGGGTGCTGCCTGTATTATCACATTCAACGTCCTCATTTCACATATGTGGCAGCTGAGACTCAGAACGGGGGAGAGCCTCCCTAGCTGCCTGCATGGCTGTGAGGGCTGTTCACTGTGCAAGGGCGCTAGGCTCAGGGGGTAACAGGTGAGGGCGGGGTGCTGAATTCCAGCCAGCACTCTGCTTGCCAACATGGTGCAACATGGATCAGGGTCGTGTGCATCGAAAAGGACACACATTTAATTGTACACTGGCAGCCCGTGTGGCTCACCTAAGTGATGAGCCAGTGATCTTCCTCTAGGTGTGGGAGGGTCTCTCTCTTTCCAGTTTGCTACTGCCTTTCTCTCCCTCAGTGTTTCGCTCTGCCCAGCTATCACCTCTATTCTCCATTCTTAAATTTGGACCTTTTCCTCCCCTTATTCGATCTCAATTTCTGAGGTTTTACTGAAATAGGGGTCACTGACGTATCTTTTCCAAGCCACTAGATACATGAATAGGAGCTCAAAGGCCATTTTATCTTTACCAGCAGAAATACGGTGGCAGTGGTAGAAGTgtaggtggtgatggtggtgcaggtgatggtggaggtggtggaggtggaggtggtgatggtggtgcaggtgatggtgggggtggtggaggtggaggtggtgatggtggtgcaggtgatggtgggggtggtggaggtggaggtggtgatggtggtgcagGTGATGGAgggcatggtggtggtggttgtggaGGTGCTGGTTGTGACAGAGGTGGAGGTGAAGTTGCTGGAAAGAAAGACCCATCCAGCCTCCAGTGAATTCAGTCACCGCAGCTGAGGTGCTGAGAGCAGCTTTATGAATGACCCTAACACACCTACGCAGAACAGAGGATCACCTCAGCTGAGCCCTGCCAAGTCAGACTTGTGAGAAACAagaatatttgttgtttttaaccaGTAAGTTTGGGGATGGTTTATTTTGCAATAACAAATAACAGAGAATACCCATGAATGACGTAAATTTAAAATCTCTCAATACATCTAAAAGACCTCTTTTAAGAAATATGACATAAAAATTCTATactttagggggcttccctggtggcgcagtggttgagagtccgcctgctgatgcgggagatgcaggttcgtgccccggtccgggaggatcccacgtgccacggagcggctgagcccgtgggccatggccgctgagcctgcgcgtccggagcctgtgctccgcaacgggagaggccacaacagtgagaggcccgcgtaccgcaaaaaaaaaaaaaaaaaaaaaatctatactttagttaaaatgaatttttaaattaaaaacattgtgtcatagtttaattgcaatacttatttttctttttggtggtgcATAAAATAATGGCTCGTCTTATAACCTGTTATCTTAGAATTGATGATGCCTAGGCCAGCCTCTATCCCAGATGCTTTCTCAAATGCCACTGATTTTACCTTTATTGGGATTTTCATGGTAATATTACTATACTGGTTTTACAAGTGAGAAAGGTCAATGTCAGGGAGTAAGTATTGTGTCCAAGGCCACTGAGATAAGAAAAGACCAAGCTAGAGTTCAGACCAGGACAGTAGGGCGGAAAAGCCTGGCTGCCCCAGCCAGAAGCTCACCTGTGAGAACCCGAGGAGTTTTCGTACCTGTGCCTGTGGGGAAGCAGCTGTTCCCTGAATCAGCCATGAGGTCAGAGGCCAGAGGTTTCTAGACCCCAGTTCTCCCCAGTTTCCAGGACCCAGGATGCCTTTCCGGAgctttgtgggaggaggtggggcagaGAGCCTGAGTCAGGTGCACTCACCATACACCTTGAGCTGCAGGGTCTGGGTCCAGGCTCGACCTTCCTTGTCCACCAGCAGCACGGAGAAGTTGCCGCTGTCTCCAGACTCCAGTGGCCGCAGCTCCAAGCTGAGGTTGCTGTGCAGCTGGGCTCGGCCCAGGAAGCGGGAGTGGTACAGCGTCTCCAGAGACCCCCGGAAGAACGTGGCCAGGAGCTCCTCTGAAGGCCAGAGGGATCTCCAGATGGCCTCTCGGATTTGGAAGCCGGGAGGGCACTCTGCCACCAGCAGCGCCGAGCCCCCCACCTGGCCCTGAACTTGGGCACCGGTGACAATGAAGGGAAGTAGTGCTGAAAGGACAGAACCCCATCACTCTGCCTGCCCCAAACGTCCTCATCTCTCTCCTGCGTGCAGCTGAGCTGCTGCGGAGCAAGTGAGGGCCCTTCTCTCCACACTCCCTCCACCCAAGCTGAGAGCGCAGTGCGCCAGGGACTGGGAATAAAACAGTGAGGAAGGGAATCCAGTCCCTGTGCTCATGGAGCTCAGACTCTTAAGACAGCAATTTACTATGGTGGCAAAAATGGGTGCCCCGGGAGAACACAGGTAGGCTAATAGGGTGAACTTGCCAGGCCTTGAGggactcagagaagaaaaggttAAGCTGAGACCGGAAAGAGGAATGGGAATCATCCAGGTCAAGCAGAGGGCGGCctggagtggggatggggaagtGTTAGAGACGAAGTGGGCAGCACACACAAAGGCCCGGACGGTGAGAGAGCTCGGTGCACTGTGGGGAACTGAAAGTAGTTCTCTGCAGAGGGAGTAAGAAATAGCACTGCAGAGTCTGTGGGAGCCAGATCCTGCAGGGCCCTAAAAGCAACTTTGGAGTTTGGCCTTTATCCTTAGAGCAATGGGGGGGCCTTGGATA harbors:
- the SLAMF8 gene encoding SLAM family member 8 isoform X2; protein product: MAVWSLWSLLLWEALLPFIVTGAQVQGQVGGSALLVAECPPGFQIREAIWRSLWPSEELLATFFRGSLETLYHSRFLGRAQLHSNLSLELRPLESGDSGNFSVLLVDKEGRAWTQTLQLKVYGAVPRPVVQVFTAVSGDAQPPKTCQVFLSCWAPNISDITYSWRREGTIDLDIKPGGLFMDGQVLSVSLGPGDKGVAYSCIVSNPVSWDLATVTPWESCHHQAAPGMASYKDVLLVVVPVLLLLILAGLSAWHWGPCSGTKKKDVGAGEVAPETENPLV
- the SLAMF8 gene encoding SLAM family member 8 isoform X1, whose protein sequence is MAVWSLWSLLLWEALLPFIVTGAQVQGQVGGSALLVAECPPGFQIREAIWRSLWPSEELLATFFRGSLETLYHSRFLGRAQLHSNLSLELRPLESGDSGNFSVLLVDKEGRAWTQTLQLKVYGAVPRPVVQVFTAVSGDAQPPKTCQVFLSCWAPNISDITYSWRREGTIDLDIKPGGLFMDGQVLSVSLGPGDKGVAYSCIVSNPVSWDLATVTPWESCHHQAAPGMASYKDVLLVVVPVLLLLILAGLSAWHWGPCSAPERTTPADLGFVDMSILGCLAGPRMEKVGQQGEGGIRLQWMCPKRDKEEGCRCR